From Drosophila nasuta strain 15112-1781.00 chromosome X, ASM2355853v1, whole genome shotgun sequence, one genomic window encodes:
- the LOC132797162 gene encoding kinesin-like protein Klp10A produces MEMITIGQSVKIKRTDGRVHGAVVSKLNSSARCITVEWYERGETKGKEVELDAIIALNPELSTPDAAVETQHAAPEPKKQATAPMNLSRNPTQSTIGGGGGGGGGGGGVSSGISSGLGSLTARMTMTGNQLNKINETSAGGGGGAGPTHLGQSQSYGNMSAANAGGATSGVATTGMLRQRYAPQVSTNAPQTRIASASANNVNNDRAGGGGGGGGGVSSGGGVGGTSVNSTLTNNSTNNSINPAAAGSRRSHALKEVERLKENREKRRARQAEMKEEKVALMNQDPGNPNWETAQMIREYQNTLEFIPLIDGQMVDDHQITVCVRKRPLSRKELNRKEIDVISVPRKDVLMVHEPRTKVDLTKFLENHKFRFDYAFNDTCDNAVVYRYTAKPLVKTIFEGGMATCFAYGQTGSGKTHTMGGEFKGKVQDCKNGIYAMAAKDVFVTLNGPRYRSLNLVVSASFFEIYSGKVFDLLADKQKLRVLEDGKQQVQVVGLTEKVVDSVEEVLSLIQHGNAARTSGQTSANSNSSRSHAVFQIVLRPMGSTKIHGKFSFIDLAGNERGVDTSSADRQTRMEGAEINKSLLALKECIRALGKQSAHLPFRVSKLTQVLRDSFIGEKSKTCMIAMISPGLSSCEHTLNTLRYADRVKELVVKDLAEIGAGDADPTETIEVMDDDDEGELDQQQGGMGMAQHSSANMHHNHHQALQRGHNNNNNNSKNGNAAHMDLAMLSSLSEHEMSDELIVQHQAIDDLQQTEEMVVDYHRNVNATLENFLAESKELYDLTNYVDYDQDAYCKRGETMFSTLLDIAIQCRDMMAEYRNKLAKEEMLSCNFKPPNNKR; encoded by the exons ATGGAGATGATAACGATTGGCCAAAGCGTCAAAATCAAACGCACCGATGGTCGCGTCCATGGCGCCGTTGTCTCCAAATTGAATTCATCGGCTCGCTGCATAACCGTCGAATGGTACGAAAGGGGCGAGACCAAAGGCAAAGAGGTTGAACTGGATGCCATAATTGCTCTCAATCCGGAATTGTCCACGCCCGACGCAGCGGTGGAGACGCAGCATGCGGCTCCCGAGCCAAAGAAACAGGCAACAGCGCCCATGAATCTATCACGTAATCCCACACAATCGACAATTGGAGGTGGCGGAGGAGGTGGCGGAGGTGGTGGCGGAGTAAGTAGTGGTATCAGTAGTGGATTAGGCAGTTTAACAGCACGCATGACCATGACCGGTAATCAGCTAAACAAAATCAACGAGACAAGCgccggtggcggtggcggcgcGGGACCAACACATTTGGGCCAAAGTCAAAGCTATGGCAACATGTCGGCAGCGAACGCTGGCGGTGCAACCAGCGGTGTGGCAACCACCGGCATGCTGCGGCAACGCTATGCACCACAGGTCAGCACCAATGCACCACAGACACGCATCGCTTCCGCGAGCGCCAACAATGTCAACAACGATCGtgctggcggtggcggcggaggaggaggaggagtcaGCAGTGGCGGTGGCGTTGGTGGCACCTCTGTCAACTCCACACTGACAAACAACTCGACAAACAATTCAATAAATCCAGCTGCGGCGGGCTCACGTCGTTCGCATGCCCTCAAGGAGGTCGAACGTTTGAAGGAGAATCGCGAGAAGCGACGCGCTCGCCAAGCCGAGATGAAGGAGGAGAAGGTGGCGCTGATGAATCAGGATCCCGGTAATCCCAACTGGGAGACGGCGCAAATGATACGCGAATATCAGAATACGTTGGAATTTATTCCGCTCATCGATGGCCAGATGGTCGATGATCATCAGATCACCGTGTGCGTGCGCAAGCGTCCGCTCAGTCGCAAGGAGCTCAATCGGAAGGAGATCGATGTGATTTCGGTGCCACGCAAGGATGTCCTCATGGTCCATGAACCGCGCACCAAAGTCGATCTCACCAAATTCCTGGAGAATCACAAGTTCCGGTTCGATTATGCGTTCAACGACACTTGCGACAATGCCGTCGTTTACAG atacacagcCAAGCCGCTGGTGAAGACCATCTTTGAGGGCGGCATGGCCACGTGCTTCGCCTATGGCCAGACTGGATCTGGCAAGACACACACCATGGGCGGTGAGTTCAAGGGCAAGGTGCAGGACTGTAAGAATGGCATTTACGCCATGGCGGCCAAGGATGTGTTTGTCACATTGAACGGTCCGCGCTATCGTTCCCTCAATCTGGTCGTTTCGGCCAGCTTCTTTGAGATCTACAGCGGCAAG GTCTTTGATCTGCTCGCCGATAAGCAGAAGCTGCGCGTGCTCGAGGATGGCAAGCAACAGGTGCAGGTCGTTGGCCTGACCGAGAAGGTCGTGGACAGCGTGGAGGAGGTGCTCAGTCTTATCCAACACGGCAATGCGGCACGCACATCGGGCCAAACGTCGGCCAATTCGAATTCATCGCGTTCGCATGCCGTATTCCAAATTGTGCTACGCCCCATGGGCAGCACCAAAATCCATGGCAAATTCTCGTTCATCGATCTGGCGGGCAACGAACGCGGCGTGGACACATCGTCAGCGGATCGTCAGACACGCATGGAAGGTGCTGAGATCAATAAATCACTGTTGGCACTGAAGGAATGCATTCGTGCCCTTGGCAAGCAATCGGCACATTTGCCATTCCGTGTATCAAAGTTGACGCAAGTTCTGCGCGATTCATTCATCGGGGAGAAGAGCAAGACGTGCATGATTGCCATGATATCGCCGGGATTAAGCAGTTGTGAGCATACGTTGAATACGCTACGCTATGCGGATCGTGTCAAGGAGCTGGTCGTCAAGGATCTGGCCGAAATTGGCGCTGGCGATGCGGACCCCACTGAAACGATTGAGGTGAtggacgatgacgatgagggGGAGCTGGATCAGCAACAGGGAGGCATGGGCATGGCCCAGCATTCGTCGGCCAATATgcatcataatcatcatcagGCGCTGCAGCGCGgtcacaacaataacaacaacaacagcaagaacggAAACGCCGCCCACATGGATCTCGCCATGCTGAGTTCGCTGAGC gaACACGAGATGTCAGACGAACTGATTGTGCAACATCAGGCGATTGATGATCTGCAGCAGACTGAGGAGATGGTCGTCGATTATCATCGTAATGTGAACGCGACGCTGGAGAATTTCCTAGCCGAATCGAAGGAACTTTATGATTTAACAAACTATGTGGACTACGATCAGGATGCGTATTGCAAGAGGGGCGAAACGATGTTCTCAACGCTCTTGGATATCGCCATACAATGTCGTGATATGATGGCCGAATATCGCAACAAATTGGCCAAGGAGGAGATGTTGTCTTGCAATTTTAAGCCACCAAATAACAAGCGTTAG
- the LOC132797164 gene encoding homeotic protein ocelliless — translation MDIMDIQAVESKLSDVTVTPIPRSQVQNFYNYQQQREQREQQPQIQISAIHHSRSGGSSSNNNSSNNSSSNNNNMGATDYATGSSSGGGGSKRERNNAQSSAAATAAAAAAVAALQYSPQFLQAQLALLQQQSNTTATPSSAAAAAAAAALSLANIAAASNNGRNLSSSSSSAINSNNNGSNNSINNNSSNLGLNLSQSQLKYPPPSTSPAVVTTQTSANITTPLTSTANLPTVGSQTVGNGLSKYAQLLAVIEEMGRDIRPTYTGSRSSTERLKRGIVHARILVRECLMETERAARQ, via the coding sequence ATGGACATCATGGACATACAAGCTGTCGAATCGAAGCTAAGTGACGTCACAGTGACACCAATACCACGTTCGCAAGTACAAAACTTCTACAACTATCAACAGCAGCGCGAACAGCGTGAACAGCAGCCCCAAATCCAAATATCCGCCATACATCATTCacgcagcggcggcagcagcagcaacaacaacagctccaacaacagcagcagcaataacaataatatggGCGCCACTGATTACGCGACTGgtagcagcagcggcggcggcgggaGCAAGCGAGAACGCAACAATGCACAGAGCAgtgcagcggcaacggcagcagcagccgctgcagttgctgcGCTGCAATATTCACCGCAATTTCTGCAAGCCCAATTGGCGCTGTTGCAACAGCAATCAAACACAACTGCCACACCATCGtccgcagctgcagcggctgctgccGCAGCGCTGTCGTTAGCCAACATTGCTGCAGCCAGCAACAATGGTCGCAATctgtcgtcatcgtcgtcgtccgccatcaacagcaataacaatggcagcaacaatagcatcaacaacaactcaagCAATCTGGGCTTGAATCTATCGCAATCACAACTTAAGTATCCACCTCCATCGACATCGCCAGCTGTGGTGACCACACAGACATCGGCGAACATCACCACGCCGCTCACCTCCACTGCCAATCTGCCAACGGTGGGCAGCCAAACGGTCGGCAACGGCTTGAGTAAGTACGCCCAACTCTTGGCCGTCATCGAGGAGATGGGACGCGACATCCGGCCGACGTACACGGGTTCGCGCAGCTCGACGGAGCGCCTGAAGCGGGGCATTGTCCATGCCCGCATCTTGGTGCGTGAGTGCCTCATGGAGACGGAGCGTGCGGCGCGTCAATGA
- the LOC132797166 gene encoding uncharacterized protein LOC132797166, whose translation MLPVTIVLCSLVLGAHLILVLGLKNDLEGGANNVVVESDECKEDDCPCATSSLGCPAVVRALPCKQIDAVN comes from the exons ATGCTGCCAGTGACAATAGTGCTCTGTAGTTTGGTCTTGGGGGCGCACCTAATCTTGGTACTAGGCC TTAAGAACGATCTTGAGGGAGGCGCTAATAACGTTGTAGTTGAATCGGATGAGTGCAAAGAAGATGATTGCCCTTGTGCGACCTCCAGCTTAGG TTGTCCTGCGGTGGTTCGTGCTTTACCCTGTAAACAAATCGATGCTGTCAACTAA
- the LOC132797163 gene encoding fasciculation and elongation protein zeta-2 has protein sequence MRDLGTKMAELKFEAPLAKFEETDEWGGCDFISNQNVLNDTLNLNLNASNRNIKDAATKQQQQQEKLRLLEDAVRDAHISKNGVGAAATAAGSGNISPNCNTHNNLNLLNGDLGLNDVAAGLTLGDNLEKRNGDNVDNFTETFGGSLEDLVNTFDEKITKCFGNYEENVEELAPVQVRSQEEIMNECQMWWTITGNFGNILPIDWSKSYTRQMHMPTLNLGQNRTKQQQQQQQQRNQQQQNPQQQLDAQTPGDEFNDLTSEDEAVANDLDMHALILNGLNGDVDEPIKSVEEVIKEIDDIMDEAESPLDEPENCDSEVIEKAREVLGAPLYAEKLQYLSSTQLNELYMEMEMLIQELSETLINELALRDELEFEKELKNSFISLLLAVQNKRRQYHVEKKRGKFQGPEPKYLTTVIPYHLENGTPNNQSLQVLIKILKAINEDSPTVPTLLTDYILKVLCPT, from the exons ATGCGTGACCTCGGCACCAAAATGGCCGAGCTAAAATTCGAGGCTCCATTAGCGAAATTCGAGGAGACGGACGAATGGGGCGGCTGTGACTTCATCTCCAATCAGAATGTGCTCAATGATACacttaatttgaatttgaacgCTTCCAATCGGAATATCAAGGATGCGGCAacgaagcaacagcaacagcaggagaAGTTGCGTCTCCTCGAGGATGCTGTGCGTGATGCGCACATCAGTAAAAATGGTGTTGGagctgcagcaactgcagcggGCAGTGGCAACATTAGTCCCAATTGCAATACGCACAATAACCTCAATTTACTCAATGGCGATTTGGGATTAAACGATGTGGCCGCTGGTCTAACGTTGGGCGATAACTTGGAAAAGCGTAACGGCGATAATGTGGATAACTTTACGGAGACATTTGGGGGCAGCTTGGAGGATTTGGTGAATACGTTCGATGAGAAGATCACGAAATGCTTTGGCAACTACGAGGAGAACGTTGAGGAGTTGGCGCCGGTTCAAGTGCGCAGTCAGGAGGAGATTATGAATGAATGCCA AATGTGGTGGACCATCACTGGCAACTTTGGCAACATTCTGCCCATCGACTGGTCAAAGTCGTACACACGCCAGATGCACATGCCGACCCTAAATCTGGGTCAGAATCgaacaaagcaacagcagcagcaacagcagcaacgcaaccaacagcaacagaatccacaacagcaactggaTGCACAGACACCGGGCGATGAGTTCAATGACTTGACCAGCGAGGATGAGGCGGTGGCCAATGATTTGGATATGCACGCCTTGATATTGAATGGCCTCAACGGTGATGTCGATGAGCCCATCAAATCGGTCGAGGAGGTCATCAAGGAGATCGATGACATTATGGATGAGGCCGAAAGTCCGCTCGATGAGCCCGAGAACTGTGACTCCGAGGTGATTGAAAAGGCGCGCGAGGTTCTCGGTGCGCCCCTCTATGCAGAAA AGCTACAATATTTGAGCAGCACACAGCTGAATGAGCTGTacatggagatggagatgctCATCCAGGAGCTGAGCGAGACACTGATCAATGAGCTGGCGCTGCGCGATGAGCTCGAATTTGAGAAGGAGCTGAAGAACTCGTTCATCTCGCTGCTGCTTGCGGTGCAAAACAAACGTCGGCAATATCATGTCGAGAAGAAGCGTGGCAAGTTCCAAG GTCCAGAGCCCAAATACTTGACCACTGTCATACCGTATCATCTGGAGAATGGCACACCCAACAATCAGTCCCTGCAGGTGCTGATCAAAA TACTCAAGGCCATTAATGAAGACAGTCCGACGGTGCCGACGCTGCTAACAGATTACATACTGAAGGTGCTGTGCCCCACATAA